One Fundidesulfovibrio terrae genomic window carries:
- a CDS encoding histone deacetylase family protein, with protein MLRASSPLGVVFFPAYDWAISPTHPERQERLLYTQDQLREEGLFDIEGIREYKPDVARVSDVDLAHFCFPDVEQVVTSSHLISAGGAMRAARLVMEHEAKRAFALVRPPGHHAMKVVHGTRGFCTINIEAVMVEYLRERYGVRRIAIVDTDCHHGDGTQDIYWHDPDVLFISIHQDGRTIYPGSGFPYELGGPTAIGTTCNIPLLPGTGDQGILHMLDHVVMPLIERFKPEIIINSAGQDNHFSDPITNMAFSAQGYAELTRRLGAHIAVLEGGYSIQGALPYVNLGICLAMAGMDTSYVSEPSYDPERVRQEQRITDYTLSLADQLLGYFMDPPPMPKHGRLEGEWFVREKEIHYDTDGISERQLEKVFMCGECSGTVVIESRADQGRPCLAVQIPLRACPACREKGHEVFEMGQRSGNYRHAMLVDRPGKDVKRVLI; from the coding sequence ATGCTGAGAGCCTCAAGCCCCTTGGGGGTCGTCTTCTTCCCGGCCTACGACTGGGCCATCAGTCCCACCCATCCCGAGCGCCAGGAACGCCTGCTCTACACCCAGGACCAGCTGCGCGAGGAAGGGCTCTTCGACATCGAGGGCATCCGCGAATACAAGCCCGACGTGGCCCGCGTGAGCGACGTGGACCTGGCCCACTTCTGCTTCCCCGACGTTGAGCAGGTGGTCACCTCCTCGCACCTCATCTCCGCCGGAGGGGCCATGCGCGCCGCCCGGCTGGTCATGGAGCACGAGGCCAAGCGCGCCTTCGCCCTGGTGCGCCCGCCCGGCCACCACGCCATGAAGGTGGTGCACGGCACGCGCGGCTTCTGCACCATCAACATCGAGGCAGTGATGGTGGAGTACCTGCGCGAACGCTATGGCGTACGCCGCATCGCCATCGTGGACACCGACTGCCACCACGGCGACGGCACCCAGGACATCTACTGGCACGATCCGGACGTGCTCTTCATCTCCATCCACCAGGACGGGCGCACCATCTATCCCGGCTCGGGCTTCCCATACGAGCTGGGCGGGCCCACGGCCATCGGCACGACCTGCAACATCCCGCTGCTGCCCGGCACCGGCGACCAGGGCATCCTGCATATGCTCGACCATGTGGTCATGCCGCTCATCGAGCGATTCAAGCCCGAGATCATCATCAACTCCGCCGGGCAGGACAACCATTTCTCCGACCCCATCACCAACATGGCCTTCTCCGCCCAGGGCTACGCCGAACTGACCCGCAGGCTCGGGGCGCACATCGCGGTGCTGGAAGGCGGCTACTCCATCCAGGGCGCGCTGCCCTACGTGAACCTGGGCATCTGCCTGGCCATGGCCGGCATGGATACCTCCTACGTGAGCGAGCCCTCCTACGACCCCGAACGGGTCAGGCAGGAGCAGCGCATCACGGACTATACCCTGTCGCTGGCCGACCAGCTGCTGGGATACTTCATGGACCCGCCCCCCATGCCCAAGCACGGGCGCCTCGAAGGGGAATGGTTCGTGCGGGAGAAGGAAATCCACTACGACACGGATGGGATTTCCGAGCGCCAGCTAGAGAAGGTCTTCATGTGCGGGGAGTGTTCCGGCACGGTGGTCATCGAAAGCCGCGCCGACCAGGGGCGGCCGTGCCTGGCGGTGCAGATTCCGCTGCGGGCCTGCCCGGCTTGCCGGGAAAAGGGCCACGAGGTGTTCGAGATGGGACAGAGGTCAGGGAACTACCGGCATGCCATGCTGGTGGACCGGCCGGGGAAGGATGTGAAG
- a CDS encoding hydantoinase/oxoprolinase family protein translates to MLLGIDVGGTHTDAVLVGTGGLRAWAKVKTNHADLMESIREVLGRIVPEAGPDPISRLNLSTTLSTNAIVEGLTEPVGIFVASGPGVDPAAYATGGHYRVIPGATDHRGRVTAPLDEAAARDHAKACKAAGVSVYACVGKFSPRNPEFEEALRAVVHPQADFVSCGHEFSGQLGFGRRIHTAAFNASVWRTFNRFADAVQRAALRFGLSGHVNILKADGGTMPLSMSRTFPVESILSGPAASVMGIIAVCDIKRDSVILDIGGTTTDIALFADGAPLIEPEGAVISGRPTLVRALKSRSIGIGGDSAITVLDGHVRVGPRRLGPAMAEGGSHPTLTDALNVLGAASLGDMAASHRGLNELAALNGSDGATLAQDAALAAVTSIRAAVIDLTRAVNDRPVYTIYELLEGKRLTPAQVYVMGGPAKAMQELLAEVFPEDVIVPGSYAVANAIGAALSRPTLSAELFADTQQGRMLIPGLDVEEAVPPSYNLDEARADASGYLRQYLEHLRIADPDAMLEIVESQSFNMVEDDALVGRSIRVKCQIRPGVLPGYRKAVHRLC, encoded by the coding sequence ATGCTGCTGGGAATCGATGTGGGGGGCACGCACACGGACGCCGTCCTCGTGGGGACGGGGGGCCTTCGGGCCTGGGCCAAGGTCAAGACCAACCACGCGGACCTGATGGAATCCATCCGCGAGGTGCTTGGCCGCATCGTGCCCGAGGCCGGGCCGGACCCTATTTCGCGCCTGAATCTCTCCACCACCCTGTCCACCAACGCCATCGTGGAAGGGCTTACCGAGCCCGTGGGCATATTCGTGGCCTCCGGTCCAGGCGTCGATCCCGCCGCCTACGCCACGGGCGGCCACTACCGGGTCATCCCCGGAGCCACCGACCACCGGGGGCGCGTCACCGCCCCGCTCGACGAGGCCGCCGCCCGCGACCACGCGAAAGCCTGCAAGGCCGCCGGGGTGAGCGTCTACGCCTGCGTGGGCAAGTTCTCGCCGCGCAATCCCGAATTCGAGGAGGCCCTGCGCGCCGTGGTCCACCCCCAGGCTGACTTCGTCAGCTGCGGGCACGAATTTTCCGGCCAGTTGGGCTTCGGGCGGCGCATCCACACCGCCGCCTTCAACGCCTCGGTCTGGCGCACGTTCAACCGCTTCGCCGACGCCGTGCAGCGCGCCGCGCTGCGCTTCGGGCTCTCGGGCCACGTGAACATCCTCAAGGCCGACGGCGGCACCATGCCCCTGTCCATGTCCCGGACCTTCCCCGTTGAATCCATCCTCTCCGGCCCGGCCGCCTCGGTGATGGGCATCATCGCCGTGTGCGACATCAAGCGCGACTCGGTCATCCTGGACATCGGCGGCACCACCACCGACATCGCCCTTTTCGCCGACGGGGCGCCGCTGATCGAGCCCGAAGGGGCCGTGATCTCGGGCCGCCCCACCCTGGTGCGCGCGCTCAAGAGCCGCTCCATCGGCATCGGCGGCGACTCGGCCATCACCGTGCTGGACGGCCACGTGCGCGTGGGACCGCGCAGGCTGGGCCCGGCCATGGCCGAGGGAGGCAGCCACCCCACCCTCACCGACGCCCTCAACGTGCTGGGAGCGGCCAGCTTGGGCGACATGGCGGCCTCGCACAGGGGACTCAACGAACTGGCGGCGCTTAACGGCTCCGACGGGGCCACCCTGGCCCAGGACGCGGCCCTGGCCGCCGTCACCTCCATCCGGGCCGCCGTCATCGACCTCACCCGGGCCGTCAACGACCGCCCGGTCTACACCATTTACGAACTGCTGGAAGGCAAGCGCCTGACCCCGGCCCAGGTCTACGTCATGGGCGGCCCGGCCAAGGCCATGCAGGAACTCCTGGCCGAGGTCTTCCCCGAGGACGTCATCGTGCCCGGCAGCTACGCCGTGGCCAACGCCATCGGCGCGGCCCTGTCCCGCCCCACGCTCTCGGCCGAACTCTTCGCCGACACCCAGCAGGGACGCATGCTCATCCCCGGCCTGGACGTGGAGGAGGCCGTGCCTCCCTCCTACAACCTGGACGAAGCCCGGGCCGACGCGTCCGGATACCTGCGCCAGTACCTGGAGCACCTGCGCATCGCCGACCCCGACGCGATGCTGGAGATCGTGGAGTCCCAGTCCTTCAACATGGTTGAGGACGACGCCCTGGTGGGCCGCTCCATCCGCGTGAAATGCCAGATCAGGCCCGGGGTGCTGCCCGGATACCGCAAGGCGGTGCACCGCCTATGCTGA
- a CDS encoding NupC/NupG family nucleoside CNT transporter → MLQSAFGLVVLVFIAWLLSCDRRRVPWRMLLGGVALQFAIASLMLKMPVFSGVFMALNKVVLAMEEATRAGTSFVFGYLGGGPVPFPEPKPGSSFILAFQALPLVIVIGALTSLLFYWRVLPYVVRGFSWVLKKSMGIGGALGVGAAGTIFLGMIEAPLLIKPYLTQLTRSELFALMATGLSCIAGTMLMLYATVLGNVIPDALGHILTASVIHAPAALAIAAVMLPETGTPTLGEAIPPSSASGSMDAVARGTWDGLQLFLNIIAMLISFIALVKIVNLGLGYAPDFGGEPLTLQRGLGWLLSPVAWLLGIPWSEARTAGSLLGTKVVLNEFIAFIDMANLPAAALSERTRLILAYAMCSFANFGSVGIIIGGMGALCPERRAEIAGLSMRALAAGAIASLMTGAMVGVLFP, encoded by the coding sequence GTGCTCCAAAGCGCCTTCGGCCTCGTCGTCCTCGTTTTCATCGCCTGGCTTTTAAGCTGCGACCGCAGGCGCGTGCCCTGGCGCATGCTGCTTGGCGGCGTGGCGCTCCAGTTCGCCATCGCGAGCCTCATGCTCAAGATGCCGGTGTTCTCGGGCGTGTTCATGGCGCTCAACAAGGTGGTTCTGGCAATGGAGGAGGCCACCCGCGCCGGAACCTCCTTCGTGTTCGGCTACCTGGGCGGCGGACCGGTGCCCTTTCCCGAGCCCAAGCCCGGATCGAGCTTCATCCTGGCGTTTCAGGCCTTGCCGCTGGTGATCGTCATCGGCGCGCTCACCTCGCTCCTGTTCTACTGGCGCGTGCTGCCCTACGTGGTGCGGGGCTTTTCCTGGGTGCTGAAAAAGTCCATGGGCATCGGCGGCGCTCTGGGCGTCGGCGCGGCGGGCACGATTTTCCTGGGCATGATCGAGGCGCCGCTGCTCATCAAGCCGTACCTGACGCAATTGACGCGTAGCGAGCTTTTCGCCCTCATGGCCACGGGGCTCTCCTGCATCGCCGGGACCATGCTCATGCTCTACGCCACGGTGCTGGGCAACGTGATACCGGACGCCCTGGGGCACATCCTGACCGCGTCCGTCATCCACGCCCCGGCGGCCCTGGCCATCGCGGCGGTGATGCTGCCCGAGACGGGCACGCCCACGCTCGGGGAGGCCATTCCGCCCTCTTCCGCCAGCGGCTCCATGGACGCCGTGGCGCGCGGCACCTGGGACGGCCTGCAGCTTTTCCTGAACATCATCGCCATGCTCATCTCGTTCATCGCCCTGGTGAAGATCGTGAACCTGGGCCTCGGGTACGCGCCTGATTTCGGCGGCGAGCCCTTGACCCTGCAGCGCGGCCTGGGGTGGCTCCTGTCGCCGGTGGCCTGGCTTTTGGGCATTCCCTGGTCCGAGGCCCGCACGGCGGGGAGCCTCCTCGGCACCAAGGTGGTGCTGAACGAATTCATCGCCTTCATCGACATGGCCAACCTTCCGGCGGCCGCGCTCTCGGAGCGCACCCGGCTCATCCTGGCCTACGCCATGTGCAGCTTCGCCAACTTCGGCAGCGTGGGCATCATCATCGGCGGCATGGGCGCGCTCTGCCCGGAGCGGCGCGCCGAGATCGCCGGGCTTTCCATGCGGGCGCTTGCGGCCGGGGCCATCGCCTCGCTCATGACCGGGGCCATGGTGGGAGTGTTGTTCCCGTAA
- the gatA gene encoding Asp-tRNA(Asn)/Glu-tRNA(Gln) amidotransferase subunit GatA, whose product MSDITSLSLTELRAKLASREISAAQATSACLARITATEPAVDALLSVQAEAAVEQAKALDQSGPAAGKALWGVPIVVKDAICTKGVPTTCGSKILENFVPFYDATCVERLKNAGAVILGKANLDEFAMGSSTENSAYKPTRNPWDTAKVPGGSSGGSGATVAARQCFAALGTDTGGSIRLPASFCGITGLKPTYGRVSRYGLVAYGSSLDQIGPMARTPADCAAILSVMAGHDPKDSTSAPRFVPDFEALTAERKDLKGLRLGMPEEYWGEGLTAEVDACCRAAMDTAKALGAEIVPVKLPHTQYAIATYYIVAMAEASSNLARFDGVRYGYRHEGAKDLRELYELSRSEGFGEEVQRRIVLGTYVLSAGYYDAYYRKAAQVRRLIRQDFLDAFGKCDVIVGPTSPFTAFGLSEKTGDPLQMYLADIFTISLNLSGLPGLSVPVGLGKDTGMPVGLQMFGKAWDEGTILGAANALSGALPGLGEPKGLKK is encoded by the coding sequence ATGTCCGATATCACATCTCTTTCGCTTACCGAACTGCGCGCCAAACTGGCCTCGCGCGAGATTTCCGCCGCCCAGGCCACTTCGGCCTGCCTGGCCCGGATCACCGCAACCGAACCCGCCGTGGACGCCCTGCTCTCCGTCCAGGCCGAGGCCGCCGTCGAACAGGCCAAGGCCCTGGACCAGTCCGGTCCGGCCGCCGGCAAGGCTCTCTGGGGCGTGCCCATCGTGGTCAAGGACGCCATCTGCACCAAGGGCGTGCCCACCACCTGCGGCTCGAAAATCCTGGAAAATTTCGTCCCCTTCTACGACGCCACCTGCGTGGAGCGCTTAAAAAACGCCGGGGCCGTCATCCTGGGCAAGGCCAACCTGGACGAGTTCGCCATGGGCTCCTCCACGGAAAACTCGGCCTACAAGCCCACCCGCAACCCCTGGGACACCGCCAAGGTCCCCGGCGGCTCAAGCGGCGGCTCCGGGGCCACCGTGGCCGCGCGCCAGTGCTTCGCTGCGCTTGGCACCGACACGGGCGGCTCCATCCGCCTGCCCGCGTCCTTCTGCGGCATAACCGGCTTGAAGCCCACCTATGGGCGCGTCTCCCGCTACGGCCTGGTGGCCTACGGATCGAGCCTGGACCAGATCGGGCCCATGGCCCGCACCCCGGCCGACTGCGCCGCGATTCTTTCCGTCATGGCCGGGCACGACCCCAAGGACTCCACCTCGGCCCCGCGCTTCGTTCCGGACTTCGAAGCCCTCACCGCCGAGCGTAAGGACCTCAAGGGCCTGCGCCTGGGCATGCCCGAGGAGTATTGGGGAGAAGGACTCACCGCCGAGGTGGACGCCTGCTGCCGCGCCGCCATGGACACGGCCAAAGCCCTCGGGGCCGAGATCGTGCCGGTCAAGCTGCCGCACACCCAATACGCCATCGCCACCTACTACATCGTGGCCATGGCCGAGGCGAGCTCCAACCTGGCCCGCTTCGATGGCGTGCGCTACGGCTACCGCCATGAGGGCGCCAAGGACCTGCGCGAGCTCTACGAGCTGTCGCGCTCGGAAGGCTTCGGCGAGGAGGTGCAGCGGCGCATCGTGCTCGGCACCTACGTGCTCTCGGCCGGATACTACGACGCCTACTACCGCAAGGCCGCCCAGGTGCGGCGCCTCATCCGCCAGGACTTCCTGGACGCCTTCGGGAAGTGCGACGTCATCGTGGGGCCGACTTCGCCGTTCACTGCCTTCGGCCTGAGCGAAAAGACCGGCGACCCGCTCCAGATGTATCTTGCGGATATCTTTACGATCTCGCTAAACCTGTCCGGACTGCCCGGGCTCTCCGTGCCCGTCGGGCTGGGGAAAGACACCGGCATGCCCGTGGGCCTGCAGATGTTCGGCAAGGCCTGGGACGAAGGCACGATCCTGGGCGCTGCAAATGCGCTGTCGGGCGCGCTGCCGGGGCTGGGCGAACCGAAGGGATTGAAGAAGTAA
- the gatC gene encoding Asp-tRNA(Asn)/Glu-tRNA(Gln) amidotransferase subunit GatC gives MKFTPEQAAKVAALARLRLPEDKLERLAAQMGDILSYMDALGACDTAGVEPLYSPVEHDTPLRMDVAVKTFQRSDVLGQAPDSDGRFFVVPKIVSG, from the coding sequence ATGAAATTCACCCCCGAGCAGGCCGCCAAGGTGGCCGCCCTGGCGCGCCTGAGGCTGCCTGAGGACAAGCTCGAACGCCTGGCCGCCCAGATGGGCGACATCCTCTCCTACATGGACGCCCTGGGCGCCTGTGACACCGCGGGCGTGGAGCCCCTTTACAGCCCCGTGGAGCACGACACCCCCCTGCGCATGGACGTGGCCGTGAAGACCTTCCAGCGCTCGGACGTGCTGGGCCAGGCCCCGGACTCCGACGGCCGTTTCTTCGTGGTCCCCAAGATCGTCTCCGGATAA
- a CDS encoding acyltransferase family protein, with protein sequence MSLTDRRPAPPGGAHAGDAAGQAAQASSEGAAAAKPWADPFALAARAVPGLDGLRGLACLMIFNVHFFAQFADASYFTGSGTPLHSLIHAVHSGSHGVDVFFVVSGYLIYGSLARKRPTLSRFILERYKRLLPVVLAVNIPALYWVNADWKMIVDNVFFLDLFGAKLVTFVSWALVYEMYFYLLCGVWLIVLGCGKNGPPWRSWTLLAGLYVANSLYFHVNTVLSDWRFMGFFVGIGLGMLRADPRGSKAFGKIPPGFWPVGLAVLGLGCWLWSRDFTGTLSAVSPALALAYFTAFDLAVAMLVASLVNAAQAARPSSAPGDAAGNGPGRDVPGPRSRGGGVFTCTPMRMVGAVSYSLFLLHTQWGLPLANTLFGRPASLAGLGLHYGLSLGVSFALAAFLYMHLEKFYFTRR encoded by the coding sequence GTGAGCCTGACGGATCGCCGCCCCGCCCCGCCGGGCGGGGCGCACGCAGGGGACGCCGCGGGACAGGCGGCGCAGGCCTCCTCCGAAGGTGCGGCCGCCGCGAAGCCCTGGGCCGACCCCTTCGCCCTGGCCGCGCGCGCGGTCCCCGGCCTGGACGGGCTGCGCGGGCTGGCCTGCCTGATGATCTTCAACGTCCACTTCTTCGCCCAGTTCGCCGACGCGTCTTACTTCACCGGCTCCGGCACGCCGCTTCACTCCCTGATCCACGCCGTCCATTCCGGCTCCCACGGGGTGGACGTGTTCTTCGTGGTCTCGGGCTACCTCATCTACGGATCCCTCGCCCGCAAGCGTCCCACGCTTTCGCGCTTCATCCTGGAGCGCTACAAGCGTCTGCTACCGGTGGTGCTGGCGGTGAACATCCCGGCCCTGTACTGGGTGAACGCGGACTGGAAGATGATCGTGGACAACGTCTTCTTCCTGGACCTGTTCGGGGCCAAGCTGGTGACGTTCGTGTCCTGGGCCCTGGTGTACGAGATGTATTTCTACCTGCTCTGCGGGGTGTGGCTCATCGTGCTCGGATGTGGCAAAAACGGCCCGCCGTGGCGCAGCTGGACGCTCCTGGCCGGACTCTACGTAGCCAACAGCCTGTATTTCCATGTGAACACCGTCCTGTCGGACTGGCGGTTCATGGGATTCTTCGTGGGGATCGGGCTCGGCATGCTCAGGGCCGACCCGCGCGGGAGCAAGGCGTTCGGGAAAATCCCGCCCGGATTCTGGCCGGTGGGGCTGGCCGTCCTCGGACTCGGCTGCTGGCTGTGGTCGCGGGATTTCACCGGCACGCTGTCCGCCGTTTCGCCCGCCCTGGCCCTGGCCTATTTCACGGCCTTCGACCTGGCCGTGGCCATGCTGGTGGCCTCGCTCGTAAACGCCGCACAAGCCGCCCGGCCTTCCTCCGCGCCCGGAGATGCAGCGGGGAACGGCCCGGGACGGGATGTTCCGGGACCGCGATCCCGCGGCGGGGGCGTCTTCACCTGCACGCCCATGCGCATGGTCGGCGCGGTGAGCTATTCGCTGTTTCTTCTGCACACGCAGTGGGGCCTGCCCCTGGCCAACACCCTTTTCGGCAGGCCCGCGAGCCTGGCCGGACTCGGGCTGCACTACGGCCTGAGCCTCGGGGTGAGCTTCGCCCTGGCCGCGTTCCTCTACATGCACCTGGAAAAGTTCTACTTCACGAGGCGCTGA
- a CDS encoding penicillin-binding protein activator — MTTPRVLQATFLILSLTLSGCAGMDIFGKDSPPTSAQEQATLQTKADEAWRAGKYDRAVTLYSLILQGQALTREAKLTALERSSKALIWTGRAPEALTTLENWAAADSKVKNTWEWTSLYTQALSASGRERQAEEHLAKILQTRGAPFDLAGPAGIELAKRYASRDLASQAAQTLRTLHAKAPNRKDRAQFESDTARMLGSLEPKALSGLLAAVNEANKNVFPYNLVAFEDLRRAASANPAERGRLSDAADRLARSSDLADRELPHRILAQGLTAATSGVKEAPPIPEKDAALVKPGTVAVALLLPQTGQLRGLAAKVLAGANAAKAVLDAQGTQVDIRVINTDDANYVDQLIALPHEVTLVGGPMHLSYFKNLPASGELSRRVFLSFTPEVTDAEEGKQLWRFFWSPQDEVNAVLNLPMEEGVKRFGVLYPEDRMGKRLADAFSAAVTARGGEVATLQPYPTQDVPKWGDIVKNMVRAVPKGTDGRSFTSRPDFDAIYIPDELQRADHIIGQLQYYQADSLIVLGPQLWSAPLSGQGVKPNLSPANYRFAFCPGAWWAQSPSKSLADLRAQLPKDPQNEADFWTALGFDFIRLAATTGAVPPDSAPAEITKRLNEASKKMEWTMAPITWDGSGHARMAMYFFRPSVEGLAPVDKDGFRERLDALRAKQQQPQQ; from the coding sequence ATGACAACCCCACGCGTTCTCCAGGCGACTTTCCTCATTCTCTCGCTCACCCTCTCCGGCTGCGCCGGAATGGACATATTCGGCAAGGATTCCCCGCCCACCTCCGCCCAGGAGCAGGCTACCCTGCAGACCAAGGCCGACGAAGCCTGGCGCGCCGGCAAGTACGACCGCGCCGTCACCCTCTATTCGCTCATCCTGCAGGGACAGGCCCTCACCCGCGAGGCCAAGCTCACGGCCCTGGAGCGCTCCTCCAAGGCCCTGATCTGGACCGGGCGCGCCCCCGAAGCCCTGACCACCCTGGAAAACTGGGCCGCGGCCGACTCAAAGGTGAAGAACACCTGGGAGTGGACCAGCCTCTACACCCAGGCCCTCTCGGCCTCCGGACGCGAGCGCCAGGCCGAGGAGCACCTGGCCAAGATCCTCCAGACCCGGGGAGCCCCCTTCGATCTGGCCGGTCCCGCCGGGATCGAGCTGGCCAAGCGCTACGCCTCGCGCGATCTGGCCAGCCAGGCCGCCCAGACCCTGCGCACCCTGCACGCCAAGGCCCCCAACCGCAAGGACAGGGCCCAGTTCGAATCCGACACCGCCCGCATGTTGGGCTCGCTCGAGCCCAAGGCCCTGTCCGGCCTGCTGGCCGCCGTCAACGAGGCCAACAAGAACGTTTTCCCCTACAACCTCGTGGCCTTCGAGGACCTGCGCCGCGCCGCCTCGGCCAACCCCGCCGAGCGCGGACGCTTAAGCGACGCCGCCGACAGGCTGGCGCGTTCCTCCGACCTGGCCGACCGCGAACTGCCGCACCGCATCCTGGCCCAGGGGCTCACCGCCGCCACCTCCGGAGTCAAGGAAGCACCGCCCATCCCCGAGAAGGACGCCGCCCTGGTCAAGCCCGGCACCGTGGCCGTGGCCCTGCTGCTGCCCCAGACCGGCCAGCTGCGCGGGCTGGCCGCCAAGGTCCTGGCCGGAGCCAACGCGGCCAAGGCCGTGCTGGACGCCCAGGGAACCCAGGTGGACATCCGCGTGATCAACACCGACGACGCCAACTACGTGGACCAGCTCATCGCCCTGCCCCACGAAGTGACCCTGGTGGGCGGCCCCATGCACCTGAGCTATTTCAAGAACCTGCCCGCCAGCGGCGAGCTGTCGCGCCGGGTGTTCCTCTCCTTCACCCCCGAGGTGACCGACGCCGAGGAAGGCAAGCAGCTCTGGCGCTTCTTCTGGAGCCCCCAGGACGAGGTCAACGCCGTGCTCAACCTGCCCATGGAGGAAGGCGTGAAGCGATTCGGCGTGCTCTACCCCGAGGACCGCATGGGCAAGCGCCTGGCCGACGCCTTCTCCGCGGCCGTCACCGCGCGCGGCGGCGAGGTGGCCACCCTCCAACCCTACCCCACCCAGGACGTGCCCAAGTGGGGCGACATCGTCAAAAACATGGTGCGCGCCGTGCCCAAGGGAACCGATGGCAGGAGCTTCACCTCGCGCCCGGACTTCGACGCCATCTACATCCCCGACGAACTCCAGCGCGCCGACCACATAATCGGCCAGCTGCAGTACTACCAGGCGGACTCGCTCATCGTGCTCGGGCCGCAGCTGTGGTCCGCGCCGCTGTCCGGCCAGGGAGTGAAGCCCAACTTGAGCCCGGCCAACTACCGCTTCGCCTTCTGCCCCGGCGCGTGGTGGGCGCAGTCGCCCTCCAAGTCCCTGGCCGACCTGCGCGCCCAGCTCCCCAAGGACCCGCAGAACGAAGCCGACTTCTGGACCGCCCTGGGCTTCGACTTCATCCGCCTGGCCGCCACCACCGGCGCGGTCCCGCCCGACTCGGCCCCCGCGGAGATCACCAAGCGCTTAAACGAGGCGTCCAAGAAGATGGAATGGACCATGGCCCCCATCACCTGGGACGGTTCCGGGCACGCCAGGATGGCCATGTACTTCTTCCGCCCCTCCGTGGAGGGGCTGGCCCCCGTGGACAAGGACGGCTTCAGGGAGCGCCTGGACGCCCTGAGGGCCAAGCAGCAGCAACCGCAGCAGTGA
- a CDS encoding C-GCAxxG-C-C family protein, whose translation MTNTLIETMAQRAEALFLSREMYCAEAILCALNEGLGGGLPRERARGLAMGFGEGLGKAGCVCGALSGAVLATSWFLSASLPSKQVRDASRELHERFRQAHGSSCCRVLTKPVKAEPAKHFAKCSGLTRHGAELATRVILSRLPSLAHGAKPPRRRRGARLASLLRRLADAIG comes from the coding sequence ATGACGAACACACTCATCGAGACCATGGCGCAACGCGCCGAGGCCCTTTTCTTGAGCCGGGAGATGTACTGCGCCGAGGCCATCCTCTGCGCCCTGAACGAAGGGCTCGGGGGCGGCCTGCCCCGAGAACGCGCCCGGGGACTGGCCATGGGCTTCGGCGAAGGGTTGGGCAAGGCCGGGTGCGTGTGCGGGGCGCTGTCCGGTGCGGTGCTGGCAACGTCGTGGTTCCTGTCCGCCAGCCTGCCTTCGAAACAGGTGCGCGACGCCTCCCGGGAGCTGCACGAACGCTTCCGGCAGGCCCACGGCTCGTCGTGCTGCCGCGTGCTCACCAAGCCGGTGAAGGCCGAACCGGCCAAGCACTTCGCCAAGTGTTCCGGGCTCACCCGGCACGGGGCGGAACTGGCCACGCGGGTGATCCTTTCACGCCTGCCGTCCCTGGCCCACGGGGCCAAGCCTCCGCGCCGCCGCCGGGGTGCGCGCCTGGCTTCGCTCTTGCGCCGCCTGGCCGACGCCATCGGCTGA